A stretch of Nitrospirota bacterium DNA encodes these proteins:
- a CDS encoding ABC transporter permease: MRTILVRILMAVPALWGVVTVTFLLLKVAPGGPFDRDKVLPPAIKQNVEAKYHLDQPLLTQYVLYLKGVAQGDLGPSYKYLGRDITRIIRETFPVSARLGALAYVFALIFGIAGGILAGLRAGKVEDSFVSAFSALGFSVPSFVMAAALMYLLSHTLHLFPPALIGTWKHYVMPSIVLAAAPTAYIARVTRANVIETMLKDYIRAARGRGVPEWRVVMQYIIRNAITPVVSYSGLLLAFLITGSFVVEHMFAIPGMGRFFVTAVTNRDYPLIMGVTLVLAVVIIVANLIADVLLAIVDPRLRGRT, translated from the coding sequence ATGCGGACGATTCTCGTGCGGATTTTGATGGCGGTGCCCGCGCTCTGGGGCGTCGTGACCGTCACGTTCCTTCTATTGAAAGTGGCCCCCGGCGGACCCTTCGACCGGGACAAGGTGCTGCCGCCGGCCATCAAGCAGAATGTCGAGGCAAAGTACCATCTCGACCAGCCGCTCCTGACCCAGTACGTGCTTTATCTCAAGGGAGTGGCTCAGGGCGATTTGGGGCCTTCCTACAAGTATCTGGGCCGGGACATTACCCGTATCATTCGCGAAACGTTTCCCGTCTCCGCCCGATTGGGGGCGTTGGCCTATGTGTTTGCCTTGATCTTCGGCATAGCCGGAGGCATCCTGGCCGGACTCCGCGCCGGGAAGGTCGAAGACAGTTTCGTCAGCGCCTTCTCAGCCCTTGGCTTTTCAGTTCCCTCTTTCGTCATGGCCGCGGCGTTGATGTACCTGTTGTCCCATACGCTCCATCTCTTTCCGCCGGCCCTCATCGGCACATGGAAGCACTATGTCATGCCGTCGATCGTGCTGGCGGCCGCGCCGACGGCCTACATCGCCCGCGTGACGAGAGCGAACGTCATCGAGACGATGCTGAAAGACTACATCCGGGCCGCGCGGGGGCGGGGCGTTCCGGAATGGCGTGTCGTGATGCAGTACATCATCCGGAACGCCATTACTCCCGTGGTCTCCTACAGCGGCCTTCTGCTGGCCTTTCTGATCACCGGCTCCTTCGTGGTGGAGCACATGTTTGCGATTCCGGGGATGGGACGCTTCTTCGTGACCGCGGTGACCAACCGCGACTATCCGCTGATCATGGGTGTGACTCTGGTCTTGGCCGTTGTGATCATCGTGGCGAATCTGATCGCCGACGTCCTGCTGGCCATCGTGGATCCCAGGCTGAGGGGGCGGACGTGA
- a CDS encoding peptide ABC transporter substrate-binding protein yields MICFLALTLSGCAQGESDLRSEIRLALANEPPTLDPSLATDNVSHRVLVNLFDGLTEFDADLNPVPAAAASWDILEDGRVYRFHLRPEARWTDGQPVKAGDFEYAWKRLLAPETASEYAYFLYDLVNAVEYNSGELKDPSAVGVRALSDTELEVRLRRPTPYLLAITTYMVTFPLRKDVIERFGEVWTEPEHMVTNGPYRLEEWRHEYRLVLGGNPRYWAKRAPIEKITFYVVEVETTALNLYETGYLDMVKLPPDAIPSYRTNDEFVSFPFLRGYYYGFNIKKPPFSDVRVRKAFAMAIDKTKLPEILKGGESPTNSWIPKGMLGYNPGIGLGFNPSKAQKLLAEAGYPGGERFPKIRAVFNTSPENLLVAPFLQSQWKKHLNVDITLDNQEWKFYLSQLNTDPPPLFRLGWGADYPDPDNFMNLFTARSGNNKTGWANAEFDRLIEQAAQELDPSIRMELYNKAQNLLCQQDLPIIPLFTSTMNMLVKDYLRGFLPNAMDVTYVKNLSYRRLRE; encoded by the coding sequence TTGATCTGCTTTCTTGCCCTGACCCTCTCCGGCTGCGCGCAGGGCGAATCGGATCTTCGTTCCGAAATCCGGCTGGCCCTAGCCAACGAACCCCCGACGCTGGACCCCAGCCTGGCCACGGACAACGTCTCTCACCGCGTTCTTGTGAATCTGTTCGACGGCCTCACGGAATTTGATGCGGATCTGAATCCCGTGCCCGCGGCGGCCGCATCGTGGGACATTCTGGAAGACGGGCGCGTCTACCGCTTCCACCTGCGCCCGGAGGCGCGATGGACAGACGGACAGCCAGTCAAGGCCGGCGATTTCGAGTACGCGTGGAAGCGGCTTCTGGCTCCGGAAACGGCCTCCGAATATGCCTATTTTCTCTATGATCTCGTCAATGCCGTCGAATACAACAGCGGGGAGCTGAAAGATCCGTCGGCCGTGGGCGTTCGGGCACTGTCGGATACCGAGCTTGAAGTCCGTCTCCGGAGGCCCACCCCCTATCTCCTGGCGATTACCACATACATGGTGACGTTCCCGCTCCGGAAAGACGTGATCGAACGGTTCGGAGAAGTGTGGACCGAACCCGAACACATGGTCACCAACGGCCCCTACCGCCTCGAAGAATGGCGTCATGAGTACCGGCTCGTGCTGGGCGGGAATCCCCGGTACTGGGCCAAGCGGGCGCCGATCGAAAAAATCACGTTCTATGTCGTAGAAGTCGAAACCACCGCTCTGAACCTGTACGAAACCGGGTACCTGGACATGGTGAAACTGCCCCCGGACGCCATCCCGTCCTACCGCACGAACGACGAGTTCGTCAGCTTCCCGTTTCTGCGAGGGTACTATTACGGCTTCAACATCAAGAAGCCTCCCTTCAGCGATGTTCGGGTGCGCAAAGCTTTTGCGATGGCCATTGATAAGACCAAACTTCCTGAAATCCTCAAGGGCGGCGAATCTCCCACGAACTCATGGATACCCAAAGGAATGCTCGGTTACAACCCCGGCATCGGGCTGGGCTTCAATCCTTCCAAGGCGCAAAAACTGCTGGCGGAGGCCGGATATCCGGGAGGGGAGCGGTTTCCAAAAATTCGAGCGGTGTTCAACACCAGTCCGGAGAATCTCCTGGTGGCGCCCTTCCTCCAGTCCCAGTGGAAGAAACACCTGAACGTGGACATCACGCTCGACAACCAGGAGTGGAAATTCTATTTGAGCCAGCTCAATACCGATCCCCCGCCGCTTTTCCGGCTCGGGTGGGGAGCGGACTATCCCGATCCGGATAACTTCATGAACCTGTTCACCGCCCGAAGCGGCAACAACAAGACCGGATGGGCCAATGCCGAATTCGATCGGTTGATCGAGCAGGCGGCGCAGGAACTTGATCCATCGATTCGTATGGAACTCTACAACAAGGCGCAGAATCTCCTCTGTCAACAGGATCTTCCGATCATTCCGCTGTTCACCTCGACCATGAACATGCTGGTCAAGGACTACCTGCGCGGGTTCCTGCCGAACGCAATGGACGTAACCTACGTGAAGAATCTTTCGTACAGGCGGCTAAGGGAATAA
- the fusA gene encoding elongation factor G, producing the protein MGDTAKIRTIGFFSPTGTGKTSLCEALLYAGGTTTRLAKVPEGNTVMDFEPEDIKHKVSVSASSAHLAWKGHTIYMIDTPGNDNFLADTYAAARVVDGAIFVLGIGDGVRFQSRKIWKLLEHNQVPRFLFLNKIDGEVPPFDLEALKKGLAAPGLVLLHLPIREGNRVTGYVDVLAQKAFAYPATAAPGKADLKEIPIPSLVQADAQAAKDKAIESIAEMDDGLLEKYLDGQSLEPSQLVNALRKGVHAGKLFPVLIGCATNMNGVQALLDAAVDLLPSPLERPDLQLTGEDGKTPVKRKADPGAPATAIVFRTVADPHIGHLSFFRIYAGTVSQDMTLLNPRKKERERLGAILRFVGRTQASVQSAGPGEIVAVAKLKNTHTGDTLCDVKEPVLLRSITFPSPVISYAIWPKSKGDEEKVSLALTRLTEEDMTVTLRREQQTKEFILSGLGDVHIEVVLEKMKRKFGVEVAKAPPQIPYKETVKKKAKADGKYVRQSGGRGQYGWCWLEVEPLPRGTGYEFVDKIFGGAIPRNFIPSVEKGVQEALEAGPLAGFPVVDIRVTLYDGKYHDVDSSDMAFRIAGSMGFKKAAEMATPVVLEPVVLVEVTVPEEHVGTVLADLNSRRARVQGMEGVGDERVIKAQVPMPEVMSYAGALTSITGGAGAFNYSFSHYEEVPTHLAQRLVDTRKKQQGEQAG; encoded by the coding sequence ATGGGCGATACGGCTAAGATCCGCACGATCGGTTTCTTCTCGCCGACGGGTACGGGGAAAACTTCGCTGTGCGAGGCCCTCCTCTATGCCGGCGGCACAACCACGCGGCTTGCAAAAGTTCCCGAGGGAAACACGGTGATGGACTTCGAACCGGAGGACATCAAGCACAAAGTGTCCGTTTCGGCTTCCTCGGCGCATCTTGCATGGAAGGGGCACACGATCTACATGATCGATACTCCTGGAAACGACAATTTTCTGGCGGACACCTATGCGGCGGCTCGCGTGGTGGATGGGGCCATCTTTGTACTCGGGATCGGTGATGGCGTGAGATTCCAGTCGAGGAAAATCTGGAAACTTCTTGAACACAACCAAGTGCCCCGATTCCTGTTTCTCAACAAAATCGACGGCGAAGTGCCGCCCTTCGATCTCGAGGCCCTGAAGAAAGGGCTGGCGGCTCCAGGATTGGTTCTGCTGCACCTGCCCATCCGGGAGGGAAATCGCGTAACGGGCTACGTGGATGTACTGGCTCAAAAGGCCTTCGCCTACCCGGCGACTGCCGCGCCCGGAAAAGCGGACCTCAAGGAAATTCCAATTCCCAGCCTGGTACAGGCGGACGCTCAGGCGGCAAAAGACAAGGCCATCGAGTCGATCGCCGAAATGGACGATGGGCTACTCGAGAAGTACCTGGACGGTCAGTCACTAGAACCCTCACAACTGGTGAATGCCCTTCGTAAGGGAGTACATGCCGGCAAGCTGTTTCCCGTGCTTATTGGCTGCGCAACGAACATGAATGGCGTGCAGGCCCTCTTGGACGCGGCGGTGGATCTACTGCCCTCGCCTCTGGAACGTCCCGACCTCCAACTGACGGGAGAGGACGGAAAGACCCCCGTCAAACGGAAGGCCGATCCGGGAGCGCCGGCCACCGCCATCGTATTCCGTACGGTTGCAGATCCACACATCGGCCATCTCTCCTTCTTTCGCATCTACGCGGGCACCGTTTCGCAAGACATGACGCTGCTCAACCCCCGCAAGAAGGAACGGGAGCGTCTAGGCGCCATCCTTCGTTTCGTGGGCAGGACTCAAGCTTCGGTGCAATCGGCCGGGCCCGGCGAGATCGTTGCCGTCGCAAAGCTCAAGAACACCCATACAGGCGACACGCTCTGCGATGTCAAGGAACCGGTGCTCCTTCGCTCCATCACGTTTCCGAGCCCGGTTATTTCCTACGCGATCTGGCCCAAGTCCAAGGGAGACGAGGAGAAAGTGAGCTTGGCCCTCACGCGGCTGACGGAGGAAGACATGACGGTCACGTTGCGCCGGGAGCAGCAGACCAAGGAGTTTATTCTGTCGGGCCTGGGGGATGTGCATATCGAAGTGGTGTTGGAGAAGATGAAACGAAAGTTCGGCGTGGAGGTGGCCAAGGCCCCGCCTCAGATTCCCTACAAGGAAACCGTGAAGAAGAAGGCCAAGGCGGACGGCAAATACGTTCGCCAGTCCGGCGGCCGCGGCCAATACGGCTGGTGTTGGTTGGAGGTGGAGCCGTTGCCGCGAGGGACAGGGTACGAATTCGTCGACAAGATTTTTGGTGGCGCCATTCCCAGAAATTTCATTCCGTCGGTGGAGAAGGGCGTTCAAGAAGCGTTGGAAGCGGGACCCCTGGCGGGTTTTCCCGTCGTGGACATACGCGTGACGCTATACGACGGCAAGTATCATGACGTCGATTCTTCCGACATGGCTTTTCGAATCGCCGGTTCGATGGGGTTCAAGAAGGCGGCGGAAATGGCCACACCGGTGGTGCTCGAACCGGTGGTCCTGGTGGAAGTTACGGTTCCGGAAGAGCACGTGGGTACTGTGCTGGCGGATCTGAATTCGCGCCGCGCCCGCGTGCAGGGTATGGAGGGAGTAGGGGATGAACGGGTGATCAAAGCTCAAGTGCCAATGCCGGAGGTGATGTCGTACGCGGGGGCGTTGACGTCGATCACCGGCGGTGCCGGGGCATTCAACTACAGCTTCTCGCATTACGAGGAGGTGCCTACGCATTTGGCGCAGCGCTTGGTCGACACCCGGAAGAAACAGCAGGGGGAGCAGGCAGGATAG
- a CDS encoding DUF362 domain-containing protein yields the protein MGVWNRRAFLKGVGAGLLHQAFPMPGEEPEPQAKSHPEPFVPKRRSPLPSRVGVSGVSKPLGASSRPLREALAECIGLCDGLGHLRPGHRVLLKPAINSSKPYPATTSPDLVSELILLLKDRGIRSIVMADRSGVWRDTLKCMNATGLFEAASKSGADVIALEFSPWDPVILPEETHWLSPFKLPRILSEVDFVISLPTLRTHFLAGFTLALKNSVGLVDMLNRTHMHLPVGFQERLAEIALVVRPDLFILDGRKAFVDGGPDKGRLAEGGILVAGTDPVAVDVVGVELLQYLGAGKLTAGGSVWGLPQIARAVELKIGAEKWDHVKVESRHLAKPKEIMELFG from the coding sequence ATGGGGGTGTGGAACCGGAGAGCGTTCCTCAAAGGGGTCGGCGCGGGCCTTCTCCACCAGGCTTTCCCGATGCCGGGAGAGGAGCCCGAACCGCAGGCTAAGTCTCACCCGGAACCGTTCGTTCCAAAACGTCGAAGCCCGCTGCCGTCACGAGTCGGGGTCTCCGGCGTGAGCAAGCCGCTCGGCGCGTCCTCACGGCCGCTTCGAGAGGCCCTGGCCGAATGCATCGGACTGTGCGATGGACTTGGCCACCTTCGGCCGGGCCACCGCGTCCTGCTCAAACCCGCGATCAATTCTTCCAAGCCGTACCCCGCCACAACCAGTCCGGATCTTGTTTCCGAACTGATTCTCCTGCTCAAGGACCGAGGCATCCGAAGCATCGTAATGGCCGATCGCTCCGGCGTGTGGCGGGATACGCTCAAGTGCATGAATGCGACGGGACTATTCGAGGCGGCGTCGAAGTCAGGTGCCGATGTGATCGCCCTTGAATTCTCACCCTGGGATCCGGTGATCTTGCCTGAGGAAACCCACTGGCTGTCCCCTTTCAAGCTCCCGCGTATTCTCAGCGAAGTGGATTTCGTCATTAGCCTACCCACGCTTCGCACGCACTTCCTAGCCGGATTCACCCTGGCGCTCAAGAACAGCGTTGGACTGGTGGACATGCTGAATCGAACGCATATGCACCTTCCCGTCGGCTTCCAGGAGCGGTTGGCGGAGATCGCTCTGGTCGTCAGGCCGGATCTTTTCATCCTGGACGGTCGAAAGGCCTTTGTGGATGGAGGACCGGACAAGGGCCGGCTGGCCGAGGGCGGAATCTTGGTGGCCGGGACAGATCCCGTTGCAGTCGACGTCGTGGGCGTCGAGCTACTGCAGTACTTGGGCGCGGGCAAGCTCACCGCCGGCGGTTCCGTCTGGGGATTGCCGCAAATCGCCAGAGCCGTTGAGCTGAAAATCGGAGCAGAAAAATGGGACCACGTGAAGGTCGAATCGCGACATCTCGCGAAGCCGAAGGAGATTATGGAACTCTTCGGTTGA